In Sphingomonas sp. PAMC26645, one DNA window encodes the following:
- the addA gene encoding double-strand break repair helicase AddA, whose protein sequence is MSGDTLATLPRLRGAQADASNPASHVWLSASAGTGKTQVLAARVFRLLLRGVDPGAILCLTFTKAGAAEMAQRINGRLAAWVRMPAPALAADLIALGESPVQALQDRARTLFAKVLDAPGGGLRIQTIHGFCQGLLAAFPVEAGLTPGFRPLEAREEAGLAREALASMLSDAEREGRERPVEIVGRLSLRLGEGGAEAFLLACARALPALEALPVGIQPWLRRELGLPSGDIDEAIAEWCDALDLDAIARIAAANRTWGTATGQAAAATVQRWLDSEDRAATLDELASVVLTGTGTQRKASKKLIDAEPDYEILARDLGEACTDVLSMVQRATYCDLLADGLEVGRDYARGYALAKRRAGAVDFDDLIATTVALLDQPGIGEWVRYKLDQATEHLLIDEAQDTNGHQWRIVRALADEFFVGRGIYAPSTRTLFTVGDYKQAIFGFQGTDPLNFQAAEQYFGGRASEAEGDDDWPEEERGLPLARLSLRHSFRSTRTVLEFVDAAIEAIGEPGLGIAGEVEQHASEVAGPGTVTLWPPVSAGGSEDDEEGWVDDAVRKLASDIARAVKGWLASDTGLMLESKGRRLRPEDVMILVKRRGDLASLIIARLYAEGVPVAGVDRLRLNAPLAVQDLLATIRFVLQPEDDLSVAALLVSPLIGWTQDELMAAAPREAGPLWRHLQRTQPATRLAPLLAMLARADIATPYQFLEELLSGPLDGRRKLIRRLGTEARDPIEELLNAALTFESTTTPSLQRFLDWFDRGDVEIVRDPSAPLDAVRVMTAHGAKGLQAPLVILADATADPSAAPRSILKWAPEPGAAPIPVFRPRSSERGGPLDAVVSAAEQRELEEHWRLFYVAATRAEERLVIAGALGPRAKGVPPENSWYAAADRALTALEVPMGEGARTFAGVEPQPAVIAKASTSVEVAANAQLPAWAHEPAPQEARPPRPLSPSALGDDAVSDPPPTPAMRVAAERGRLIHALFERLPAVAAADRAMAADRWLAKAGGVDDPAARSEIVQSVVAVLDDPRFAELFSVDTLAEAPIAATLANGMVVSGTVDRLLIEPNRVRVVDFKTGRRAPRSLDDVPDYHLKQMAAYAEALSVIFPGRSVEAALLYTAGPRLIVLNDETLAANKPHYRPTEQS, encoded by the coding sequence GTGAGCGGTGATACGCTCGCCACGCTGCCCCGGCTGAGGGGCGCGCAGGCCGATGCGAGCAACCCGGCCTCGCACGTCTGGCTGTCCGCGTCGGCCGGCACCGGCAAGACGCAAGTGCTCGCGGCACGCGTGTTCCGCCTCCTGTTGCGCGGTGTCGATCCCGGCGCGATCCTGTGCCTGACCTTCACCAAGGCGGGCGCGGCGGAGATGGCGCAGCGGATCAACGGGCGTCTCGCCGCGTGGGTGCGGATGCCCGCGCCGGCGCTGGCGGCGGACCTGATCGCGCTCGGCGAGAGCCCGGTACAGGCCTTGCAGGACCGCGCGCGCACCCTGTTCGCCAAGGTGCTCGACGCGCCCGGCGGCGGTCTGCGCATCCAGACCATCCACGGTTTCTGCCAAGGCTTGCTGGCAGCATTCCCGGTCGAGGCCGGGCTGACTCCGGGGTTCCGACCGCTGGAAGCGCGCGAAGAGGCGGGGCTCGCGCGTGAAGCATTGGCATCGATGCTGTCAGACGCCGAGCGCGAGGGACGCGAGCGTCCCGTCGAGATCGTCGGTCGGCTATCGCTGCGGCTGGGCGAGGGCGGCGCGGAGGCGTTCCTGCTCGCCTGCGCCCGCGCGTTGCCCGCGTTGGAGGCGCTGCCGGTCGGGATCCAGCCCTGGCTTCGACGCGAACTCGGCCTGCCCTCCGGCGATATCGACGAGGCGATCGCGGAATGGTGCGACGCGCTCGACCTCGATGCGATCGCACGGATTGCCGCGGCCAATCGCACCTGGGGGACCGCTACCGGGCAGGCCGCAGCGGCGACCGTGCAGCGCTGGCTCGATTCCGAGGATCGCGCGGCGACCCTGGACGAACTCGCCAGCGTCGTGCTGACCGGCACGGGCACGCAGCGCAAAGCCTCGAAGAAACTGATTGATGCCGAACCCGATTACGAAATCCTCGCACGCGACCTGGGCGAGGCGTGCACCGATGTCCTGTCGATGGTCCAGCGTGCGACCTATTGCGACCTGCTCGCCGACGGACTTGAGGTCGGGCGCGATTATGCGCGGGGGTACGCGCTGGCCAAGCGGCGCGCGGGGGCGGTCGATTTCGACGACCTGATCGCGACGACGGTGGCGCTGCTCGATCAGCCGGGGATCGGCGAATGGGTCCGCTACAAGCTCGACCAGGCGACGGAACACCTGCTGATCGACGAGGCGCAGGACACCAATGGGCACCAGTGGAGGATCGTGCGTGCGCTGGCGGACGAGTTCTTCGTCGGTCGCGGTATCTATGCGCCGTCGACGCGGACGCTGTTCACGGTCGGCGACTACAAGCAGGCGATCTTCGGCTTCCAGGGGACCGATCCGCTCAATTTTCAGGCTGCCGAACAATATTTCGGCGGTCGTGCGAGCGAGGCCGAGGGCGACGACGACTGGCCCGAGGAAGAGCGTGGGCTCCCCTTGGCGCGACTGTCGCTGCGCCATTCGTTCCGATCGACGCGAACCGTGCTGGAGTTCGTCGATGCGGCGATCGAAGCGATCGGCGAGCCGGGGCTCGGAATCGCGGGAGAAGTCGAACAGCACGCCAGCGAGGTCGCCGGGCCGGGCACCGTGACCTTGTGGCCGCCGGTGTCGGCGGGCGGCAGCGAGGACGACGAAGAGGGCTGGGTCGACGACGCGGTGCGCAAGCTCGCCAGCGATATCGCGCGCGCGGTGAAGGGCTGGCTCGCGTCCGACACGGGCTTGATGCTCGAGAGCAAGGGGCGGCGGTTGCGGCCCGAGGACGTCATGATCCTGGTCAAGCGACGCGGCGATCTCGCCTCGCTGATCATCGCGCGGCTGTATGCCGAGGGCGTGCCGGTGGCGGGCGTCGATCGCCTGCGGCTGAACGCGCCGCTTGCGGTGCAGGATCTGCTCGCGACGATCCGCTTCGTGTTGCAGCCGGAGGACGATCTCAGCGTCGCGGCGCTGCTCGTGTCGCCGCTGATCGGCTGGACGCAGGACGAATTGATGGCCGCCGCCCCGCGCGAGGCCGGCCCGTTGTGGCGGCACCTGCAACGCACGCAACCCGCGACGCGGCTCGCCCCGTTGCTGGCGATGTTGGCACGCGCGGACATCGCCACGCCGTACCAGTTCCTGGAGGAACTGCTCTCGGGGCCGCTCGACGGACGTCGGAAACTGATCCGGCGGTTGGGGACCGAGGCACGCGATCCAATCGAGGAACTGCTCAACGCCGCGTTGACGTTCGAGAGCACCACGACGCCTTCGTTGCAGCGCTTCCTCGACTGGTTCGACCGCGGCGATGTCGAGATCGTCCGCGATCCGTCGGCGCCGCTCGATGCGGTCCGGGTGATGACCGCGCACGGTGCGAAGGGGTTGCAGGCGCCGCTGGTAATCCTGGCGGATGCGACCGCGGACCCATCGGCGGCACCGCGCTCGATCCTTAAATGGGCACCTGAGCCAGGAGCCGCGCCGATCCCGGTGTTCCGGCCGCGGTCGAGCGAGCGCGGCGGCCCGCTGGATGCCGTCGTATCGGCCGCCGAGCAGCGCGAACTGGAGGAGCATTGGCGGCTGTTCTACGTCGCCGCCACGCGCGCCGAAGAGCGGCTGGTGATCGCCGGTGCGCTCGGGCCGCGCGCGAAGGGCGTGCCGCCGGAGAACAGCTGGTACGCTGCGGCCGACCGTGCACTGACGGCGCTCGAAGTGCCGATGGGCGAGGGCGCGCGGACGTTCGCCGGGGTCGAGCCTCAGCCTGCGGTAATCGCCAAGGCTTCGACATCGGTGGAGGTTGCGGCGAACGCGCAGCTACCGGCCTGGGCGCATGAACCCGCACCGCAAGAAGCGCGTCCGCCTCGTCCGCTGTCACCGTCTGCGCTGGGTGACGACGCGGTGTCCGATCCACCGCCGACGCCCGCGATGCGCGTCGCAGCGGAGCGGGGCCGACTGATCCATGCGCTGTTCGAGCGTCTGCCGGCGGTTGCTGCCGCCGATCGTGCGATGGCAGCCGATCGCTGGCTGGCAAAAGCAGGCGGCGTCGACGATCCCGCAGCACGGTCCGAAATCGTGCAGAGCGTGGTCGCCGTACTCGACGATCCGCGCTTTGCCGAGCTTTTCAGCGTGGATACGTTGGCCGAAGCGCCGATCGCCGCGACCCTCGCGAACGGCATGGTCGTGTCGGGCACGGTCGATCGCCTGTTGATCGAGCCCAACCGCGTACGGGTCGTCGACTTCAAGACCGGGCGGCGCGCACCGCGCAGCCTCGACGACGTGCCGGACTACCATCTGAAGCAGATGGCAGCCTATGCCGAAGCCTTGAGCGTCATCTTTCCAGGGCGGTCGGTCGAGGCGGCATTGCTGTACACGGCCGGACCGCGGCTGATCGTGCTGAACGACGAGACGCTGGCCGCGAACAAGCCGCACTATCGGCCCACGGAGCAAAGCTAG
- the argJ gene encoding bifunctional glutamate N-acetyltransferase/amino-acid acetyltransferase ArgJ yields the protein MQTSPLALPFPDAPSIDGVALHIARAQYKAWDRCDLTFVTLDPGTVVAGVLTTSKCPSPEVEWCRAALTLGQARALVVNAGNSNAFTGLRGRAAVEAIAARTAAHLGCQPSDVFVSSTGVIGVPLPIDKAEAGLDSAFAAAPCGWEDAAATIMTTDTFTKGAVTTAVIGDRTVSLVGIIKGSGMIAPDMATMLGFIFTDAAVEPEFLQAALSKANAPSFSCITVDSDTSTSDTVLAFATGKAGNVALSDDDSVGADAFRAALADLCHQLAMLVVRDGEGAQKLIEIQVTGADSDRSAHRIAMSIANSPLVKTAIAGEDANWGRVVMAVGKAGEPADRDTLSIRFGNTQVAEGGLALSGYDEAPVAAHLKGHEIEIGVDLALGEGRANVWTCDLTHGYISINADYRS from the coding sequence ATGCAGACCTCGCCCCTCGCCTTGCCCTTCCCCGACGCCCCTTCGATCGACGGAGTCGCGCTGCATATTGCTCGCGCGCAGTACAAGGCGTGGGATCGGTGCGACCTGACGTTCGTGACGCTCGATCCGGGGACGGTGGTTGCGGGCGTGCTCACGACGAGCAAATGCCCGTCGCCCGAGGTGGAGTGGTGCCGTGCGGCGCTGACGCTCGGTCAGGCGCGCGCGCTGGTGGTGAATGCGGGCAATTCGAACGCCTTCACCGGATTGCGCGGTCGGGCGGCGGTCGAGGCGATCGCGGCGCGGACTGCGGCGCATCTGGGGTGTCAGCCTTCGGACGTGTTCGTGTCCTCGACCGGCGTGATCGGCGTGCCGTTGCCGATCGACAAGGCGGAAGCCGGGCTCGACAGCGCATTCGCCGCCGCGCCGTGCGGCTGGGAGGATGCCGCCGCGACGATCATGACGACCGACACCTTCACCAAGGGCGCGGTGACGACCGCGGTGATCGGGGACCGCACCGTAAGCCTCGTCGGGATCATCAAGGGTTCTGGGATGATCGCGCCGGACATGGCGACGATGCTTGGCTTCATCTTCACCGACGCAGCAGTCGAGCCGGAGTTCCTGCAAGCCGCGCTGTCGAAGGCGAACGCGCCGAGCTTCTCGTGCATCACCGTGGATAGCGATACTTCGACCAGTGATACGGTACTTGCCTTCGCGACGGGCAAGGCAGGTAATGTCGCGCTGTCGGATGATGACAGCGTGGGGGCGGACGCCTTTCGCGCCGCCCTGGCTGACCTGTGCCATCAACTGGCGATGCTCGTGGTTCGCGACGGCGAGGGCGCGCAGAAGCTGATCGAGATCCAGGTGACCGGCGCGGACAGTGACCGCAGCGCGCACCGCATTGCGATGAGCATCGCCAACTCGCCGCTGGTGAAGACCGCGATTGCCGGCGAGGACGCCAACTGGGGCCGCGTCGTCATGGCCGTCGGCAAGGCCGGCGAACCCGCCGATCGCGACACGCTCTCGATCCGTTTCGGAAATACGCAGGTTGCTGAAGGCGGCTTGGCGCTGAGCGGCTACGACGAAGCGCCAGTCGCTGCGCATCTCAAGGGCCACGAGATCGAAATCGGCGTCGATCTGGCGCTAGGCGAAGGCCGGGCCAACGTTTGGACCTGCGACCTGACGCACGGTTATATCTCGATCAACGCCGACTATCGGAGCTGA
- the tsaE gene encoding tRNA (adenosine(37)-N6)-threonylcarbamoyltransferase complex ATPase subunit type 1 TsaE: MHAILLSDPQATEAFGALLADRVRPGDVITLVGTLGAGKTSVARGLLAALGLAGEAPSPSFAIVQPYEPPEVRFPVLHVDLYRIDDPAEIEELALDDARYDSLLLVEWPERAGPDYWPDALRLSLTIEPDGTRGLTIGVPEAWRSRWPT; this comes from the coding sequence ATGCACGCAATCCTCCTATCCGATCCGCAAGCGACCGAAGCGTTCGGGGCGCTGTTGGCCGACCGCGTTCGCCCGGGCGACGTGATCACGCTTGTGGGCACGCTCGGCGCCGGCAAAACCAGCGTCGCGCGCGGCCTCCTCGCCGCACTAGGCCTCGCCGGCGAAGCGCCATCCCCCAGCTTCGCCATCGTCCAGCCCTACGAGCCCCCCGAAGTGCGCTTCCCCGTACTGCACGTCGATCTCTACCGCATCGACGACCCCGCCGAGATCGAGGAACTCGCGCTCGACGACGCCCGCTATGATTCGCTTCTGCTGGTTGAATGGCCGGAACGCGCAGGCCCGGATTACTGGCCGGATGCGCTTCGCCTGAGCCTGACGATCGAGCCCGACGGCACGCGCGGCTTGACTATCGGCGTGCCGGAAGCTTGGAGGTCGCGATGGCCGACATGA
- a CDS encoding phosphotransferase, with protein sequence MTPPPGAAAFLDAHGWGGAQILPVAGDASFRRYFRAIGAGRKAILMDAPPPHEDPRPFIAVAKWLVERDFAAPAILACDLDQGLVLIEDFGDDRLREAVDASPGGELSLYAPAIDLLVRLRAEPAGPVPPYDRAVLKREAGLFVEWYCPAVGIEPDLAGWDAAWESVFDHAIAETPVTVLRDYHAENLMLVGPERSLGLLDFQDALAGHPAYDLVSLLQDARRTVDPAVEAAMLERYRAAADAGEDFMNAYHVLGAQRNAKILGIFTRLWKRDGKPHYATMCPRVWTYLERDLAQPVMAPVAAWFAANVPPALRGDPLALSA encoded by the coding sequence ATGACCCCGCCGCCCGGCGCCGCCGCTTTCCTCGATGCCCATGGCTGGGGAGGCGCGCAGATCCTCCCGGTCGCGGGCGACGCGTCGTTCCGGCGCTATTTCCGCGCGATCGGAGCAGGGCGGAAAGCGATCCTCATGGATGCGCCACCTCCGCACGAGGATCCCCGCCCGTTCATCGCGGTGGCCAAATGGCTTGTCGAACGTGACTTCGCCGCGCCGGCTATCCTGGCGTGCGACCTCGACCAAGGGCTCGTGCTGATCGAGGATTTCGGCGACGATCGGCTGCGCGAGGCGGTCGATGCTTCACCGGGGGGGGAACTGTCGCTGTATGCGCCTGCGATTGACCTGCTGGTCCGACTTCGTGCGGAGCCGGCTGGGCCGGTCCCCCCCTATGATCGCGCCGTGCTGAAGCGCGAGGCGGGGCTATTCGTCGAATGGTATTGCCCGGCGGTTGGGATCGAGCCCGATCTCGCAGGTTGGGACGCGGCTTGGGAGTCGGTGTTCGACCACGCCATCGCCGAGACGCCGGTTACGGTATTGCGCGATTATCATGCCGAAAACCTGATGCTCGTCGGGCCGGAGCGATCACTCGGCCTGCTCGATTTCCAGGACGCCTTGGCGGGGCATCCAGCGTATGACCTCGTGTCGCTGTTGCAGGATGCGCGGCGGACGGTCGATCCGGCGGTCGAGGCGGCGATGCTGGAGCGATATCGCGCGGCGGCGGACGCGGGGGAAGACTTCATGAACGCGTATCACGTGCTCGGCGCGCAGCGGAACGCGAAGATCCTCGGCATCTTCACACGGCTGTGGAAGCGCGACGGCAAGCCGCATTATGCGACGATGTGCCCGCGCGTCTGGACGTATCTGGAGCGCGATCTGGCACAGCCGGTAATGGCGCCGGTCGCGGCATGGTTCGCGGCGAACGTGCCGCCCGCGCTGCGCGGCGATCCGCTGGCCTTGAGCGCGTGA
- the addB gene encoding double-strand break repair protein AddB has translation MADVATADRPTLYTIPAHRAFADALVAGLTRRAGRDPLALARALVVLPNNRAVKAVTEAFVRASGGGLVLPRLVALGDPEMGEAVGAALDPADDIDPPLPAVPSYQRRMILARLVSEERAREGHPVDAAEAVRLAGELARTLDQLLVEEVPPTKLRDIELGPELTEHWRRALATFEIVLQRWPGELARLERIDAATRRSGLLDRLDKRWRNAPPAGIVCAAGVTDSAPAVARLLRCIAGMPQGMVVFAGLDLALPDEEWDALGPHDPNPVTGLTRRSIETHPQFDAKLMLLRMGVARGEVQTWREGGGHDADPARGRAIANALAPADFTGKWTQIAAEDRRLKGVTAAELATPAEEAQAIALVLREALEVPERTAALVTPDRALARRVAAHLGRWGISIDDSAGRPLSILPPGTLLLALAEAAAQRFSPLALLALLKHPLVRAGEDRLLWLDGARALDRRLRGPRPAAGLDGIAGHLEERKGTAATWWTDVQPLLTPLANAFDQGPQPLASVLACLRETAQTLCGDNLWSGLAGRAAAEFLADLEAEAPAGPPRIDPRELPQLLRTLLDEVAVRPAPGGHPRLAIYGLIEARLQTADVMVLGGLNEGVWPGRPAPDPWLAPRIRMELGLPGLERRVGTAAHDFAQALGAPRAVVTRARRDAKSPALASRLWLRLQALAGDRFERASALEGWTRALDDPGVHEPADRPAPSPPALLRPKAISVTEVDRLKADPYAFYARRVLGLMPLDPVDADPSAAWRGTAVHDILEQWWKQDGCTVDTLRLRAKAMLDDERTHPMMRALWQPRLLEAIDWIAGAIVAQGEDGRSVASAEGRGKIEIAGVTLSGRYDRIDKLPDGRLAVIDYKTGKPPSPTAVRAGYSLQLGLLGLIAERGGFPDVSGIAGAFEYWSLGKKRDAFGYIESPVDPEGKRDKIPTAEFTSIAAHNFTEVVGEWLTGSAAFTAKLVPEYAPYAEYDQLMRRDEWYGRER, from the coding sequence ATGGCTGACGTCGCCACGGCGGATCGCCCGACGCTCTACACGATCCCCGCGCACCGCGCGTTTGCGGACGCGCTGGTCGCCGGGCTGACCCGGCGGGCGGGGCGCGATCCGCTGGCGCTCGCCCGCGCGCTCGTCGTGCTGCCGAACAACCGCGCGGTGAAGGCGGTGACCGAGGCGTTCGTGCGTGCAAGCGGCGGCGGGCTCGTGCTGCCGCGATTGGTGGCGCTGGGCGATCCGGAGATGGGCGAGGCGGTCGGCGCCGCGCTCGATCCCGCGGACGACATCGATCCGCCGCTGCCCGCGGTACCGTCCTATCAGCGGCGCATGATCCTCGCGCGACTGGTGTCCGAAGAGCGGGCGCGCGAAGGCCATCCCGTCGATGCCGCCGAAGCGGTGCGGCTCGCGGGTGAACTCGCGCGGACGCTCGATCAGTTGCTGGTCGAGGAAGTGCCGCCGACCAAGTTGCGCGATATCGAGCTCGGCCCCGAACTCACCGAGCATTGGCGTCGCGCGCTGGCGACGTTCGAGATCGTGCTGCAACGCTGGCCGGGCGAACTCGCGCGGCTGGAGCGGATCGACGCGGCGACGCGACGCTCGGGGTTGCTCGACCGGCTCGACAAGCGCTGGCGAAACGCACCGCCCGCCGGGATCGTCTGCGCGGCCGGCGTGACCGATTCCGCGCCAGCGGTCGCGCGCCTGCTCCGCTGCATCGCCGGCATGCCGCAGGGCATGGTGGTATTCGCCGGCCTCGACCTGGCGCTGCCGGACGAGGAATGGGACGCGCTCGGCCCGCACGATCCGAACCCGGTGACCGGGCTCACGCGGCGCTCGATCGAGACGCATCCGCAGTTCGATGCGAAGCTGATGCTCCTGCGCATGGGCGTCGCCCGGGGCGAGGTGCAGACATGGCGCGAGGGCGGCGGGCACGATGCCGACCCCGCGCGCGGCCGGGCGATCGCCAACGCACTGGCGCCCGCGGATTTCACGGGGAAATGGACGCAGATCGCGGCGGAGGATCGCCGTTTGAAGGGCGTGACCGCCGCCGAACTCGCAACGCCAGCAGAGGAGGCGCAGGCGATCGCGCTCGTCCTGCGCGAGGCGCTGGAAGTGCCCGAGCGGACCGCCGCCCTCGTCACGCCCGATCGCGCGCTGGCGCGGCGCGTGGCGGCGCATCTCGGCCGCTGGGGCATCAGCATTGACGATAGCGCAGGGCGGCCCTTGTCGATCCTGCCGCCGGGCACGCTCCTGCTCGCGCTGGCCGAAGCGGCGGCGCAGCGCTTCTCGCCGCTCGCGCTGCTGGCGTTGCTGAAGCACCCGCTGGTCCGTGCAGGCGAGGATCGCTTGCTCTGGCTCGACGGCGCGCGCGCGCTCGACCGACGGTTGCGCGGGCCAAGGCCGGCGGCGGGGCTCGACGGGATCGCCGGACATCTGGAGGAGCGCAAGGGCACGGCGGCGACGTGGTGGACCGACGTCCAGCCGCTGCTGACGCCGCTGGCGAACGCGTTCGACCAGGGACCGCAGCCCTTGGCGTCGGTGCTCGCGTGCCTGCGCGAGACGGCGCAGACCTTGTGCGGCGACAATCTCTGGTCGGGGCTCGCAGGGCGTGCGGCAGCGGAGTTCCTTGCCGATCTGGAGGCCGAAGCGCCCGCCGGACCGCCGCGGATTGATCCGCGCGAGCTGCCGCAACTGTTGCGAACGTTGCTCGACGAAGTCGCGGTGCGGCCGGCGCCGGGTGGGCATCCACGGCTGGCGATCTACGGCCTGATCGAGGCGCGGTTGCAGACCGCCGACGTCATGGTCCTCGGCGGGCTGAACGAGGGCGTGTGGCCGGGGCGGCCTGCGCCCGACCCCTGGCTGGCACCGCGCATACGGATGGAGCTTGGCCTGCCGGGTCTGGAGCGACGTGTCGGCACTGCGGCGCACGATTTCGCGCAGGCGCTGGGGGCTCCCCGCGCTGTGGTCACGCGGGCGCGGCGGGATGCGAAGTCGCCCGCTCTGGCCTCGCGCCTCTGGCTCCGGTTGCAGGCGCTCGCAGGCGATAGGTTCGAGCGCGCATCGGCGCTGGAAGGCTGGACGCGGGCGCTCGACGATCCGGGCGTGCACGAACCCGCCGACCGGCCCGCACCGTCACCGCCGGCGCTGCTGCGTCCGAAGGCCATCTCCGTCACCGAGGTCGATCGCCTCAAGGCCGACCCCTACGCCTTCTACGCGCGCCGTGTTCTCGGCCTTATGCCGCTCGATCCGGTCGATGCCGATCCCAGCGCGGCGTGGCGCGGGACGGCGGTGCACGACATTCTCGAGCAGTGGTGGAAGCAGGACGGGTGCACCGTCGACACGCTGCGGCTGCGCGCGAAGGCGATGCTCGACGACGAGCGCACACATCCGATGATGCGCGCACTCTGGCAGCCGCGGTTGCTTGAGGCGATCGACTGGATCGCCGGCGCTATCGTCGCACAAGGTGAGGACGGCCGGAGCGTCGCCAGCGCCGAGGGCAGGGGCAAGATCGAGATCGCGGGGGTGACGCTATCGGGTCGCTACGACCGCATCGACAAGCTGCCCGACGGGCGCTTGGCCGTGATCGACTACAAGACCGGGAAGCCACCGTCCCCAACCGCGGTGCGCGCCGGGTACAGCCTCCAGCTCGGGCTGCTCGGCCTGATCGCCGAACGCGGCGGGTTCCCAGACGTCTCCGGCATCGCGGGCGCGTTCGAATATTGGTCGCTCGGCAAGAAGCGCGACGCGTTCGGCTATATCGAGAGCCCGGTCGATCCCGAGGGTAAGCGCGACAAGATCCCGACCGCCGAATTCACGTCGATCGCTGCGCACAACTTCACCGAAGTCGTCGGCGAATGGCTCACCGGCAGCGCCGCGTTCACCGCCAAGCTCGTCCCCGAATACGCCCCCTATGCCGAGTATGACCAGCTGATGCGACGCGACGAATGGTATGGCCGTGAGCGGTGA
- a CDS encoding nucleotidyltransferase family protein has product MSRQQTIRPVPRGIVPETAMVMAAGLGKRMRPLTATRPKPLVQVAGKPLIDHVFERLQAAGIKRAVVNVHYLADTLEAHVTDRFDGIEVVISDERKMLMETGGGLVQARHLLGNAPVLVVNSDNLWIDGPMDAIRLLASRWDDAKMDALLLMVPLARANNHGGMGDFYLGSDGRIAGRRKPGRVAPFAYTGIQILHPRLIADWPEGPFSTNLFWDRAIAAGRAYGQVHQGLWFDVGTPAAIPKTEAILADG; this is encoded by the coding sequence GTGAGCCGCCAGCAGACGATCCGGCCTGTCCCGCGCGGGATCGTGCCCGAGACGGCGATGGTGATGGCAGCGGGCCTGGGCAAGCGGATGCGCCCGCTGACCGCGACGAGGCCAAAGCCGCTGGTGCAGGTCGCAGGCAAGCCGCTGATCGACCACGTCTTCGAGCGGTTGCAGGCCGCCGGGATCAAGCGCGCGGTCGTCAACGTGCACTATCTGGCGGACACGCTGGAGGCGCACGTCACCGACCGGTTCGATGGGATCGAGGTCGTGATCTCCGACGAGCGCAAGATGCTGATGGAGACGGGCGGCGGGCTCGTCCAGGCGCGGCATCTGCTCGGGAACGCGCCGGTGCTGGTCGTCAATAGCGACAATCTCTGGATCGACGGGCCGATGGACGCGATCAGGCTGCTCGCGTCGCGCTGGGACGACGCGAAGATGGACGCGCTGCTGCTGATGGTGCCGCTGGCGCGCGCGAACAATCACGGCGGCATGGGCGATTTCTACCTGGGCAGCGACGGGCGGATCGCTGGCCGCCGCAAGCCCGGCCGCGTCGCACCGTTCGCCTATACCGGCATCCAGATTCTCCACCCGCGCCTGATCGCGGACTGGCCGGAGGGGCCGTTCTCGACCAACCTCTTCTGGGATCGTGCGATCGCCGCCGGCCGCGCTTACGGCCAGGTCCATCAGGGCCTGTGGTTCGACGTCGGCACGCCCGCCGCGATCCCGAAGACCGAGGCGATCCTAGCGGATGGCTGA
- the trxA gene encoding thioredoxin TrxA, with the protein MATKQITDASFDADVLNADGPVLVDFWAEWCGPCKMIGPSLEEISEELGEKVTIAKLNIDENPDAPGKYGVRGIPTMILFKGGAPAATKVGAEPKGRLKAWLEGELA; encoded by the coding sequence ATGGCGACCAAGCAGATCACCGATGCCAGCTTCGATGCGGACGTACTGAACGCCGACGGCCCCGTGCTCGTCGATTTCTGGGCGGAATGGTGCGGCCCGTGCAAGATGATCGGGCCGTCGCTCGAGGAGATTTCGGAAGAACTCGGCGAGAAGGTGACGATCGCCAAGCTCAACATCGACGAGAACCCGGACGCGCCGGGCAAGTACGGCGTCCGCGGCATCCCGACGATGATCCTGTTCAAGGGCGGCGCACCGGCAGCGACCAAGGTCGGCGCCGAGCCCAAGGGCCGGCTGAAGGCTTGGCTTGAGGGTGAACTGGCGTAA